In Agromyces archimandritae, one genomic interval encodes:
- a CDS encoding isochorismatase family protein codes for MSRALLVVDVQNDFTEGGALGVQGGDRVAGAISDYLRGHRGEYDLVIASRDWHDPESDNGGHIVLDGEPDFRDTWPPHCIAGSKGAEYHPLFDLDGVDAHFRKGQGKPAYSVFEGEADDGTTVAELLIERGIESVDIVGIATDYCVLQSGLDALAHGQHVRILTDLVAGVAPETSAAALAELGHAGAVIAEGEAR; via the coding sequence ATGAGCCGCGCACTACTCGTCGTCGACGTGCAGAACGATTTCACGGAGGGCGGCGCCCTCGGCGTGCAGGGCGGCGACCGCGTCGCCGGGGCGATCAGCGACTACCTCCGCGGGCATCGCGGCGAGTACGACCTCGTCATCGCCTCGCGCGACTGGCACGACCCCGAAAGCGACAACGGCGGCCACATCGTCCTCGACGGCGAGCCCGACTTCCGCGATACCTGGCCGCCGCACTGCATCGCCGGCTCGAAGGGCGCCGAGTACCACCCGCTGTTCGACCTCGACGGCGTCGACGCGCACTTCCGCAAGGGGCAGGGCAAGCCCGCCTATTCGGTGTTCGAGGGCGAAGCGGACGACGGCACCACCGTCGCCGAGCTCCTCATCGAGCGCGGCATCGAGTCCGTGGATATCGTCGGCATCGCCACCGACTACTGCGTGCTGCAGTCGGGGCTGGATGCCCTGGCGCACGGGCAGCATGTGCGCATCCTCACCGACCTCGTCGCCGGCGTCGCGCCCGAGACGAGCGCGGCCGCGCTCGCCGAACTCGGCCACGCAGGCGCCGTCATCGCCGAGGGCGAGGCCCGGTGA
- a CDS encoding D-alanyl-D-alanine carboxypeptidase codes for MRDHPNGPRGEGGRRPPEEGDDLLAALLRRPTGKPGAGDASEEHPAEDGARGDEARDGRDSHDARGDEWMPRAGAAEEHRDDREPGARPAAEPPWAAGEPLAGPDAAAPAPSVEHSAAGGEPVQLAPRPSDAAAYLADMHERARDERAAAELDPGQQAAAPWWLGAPGAGADALEPDAGDTTLEPDAAAASTAADDAYAGGGMPRSWSLEGETAAGAEARAGAGEPDAATRCMDAATGSGGFGGGGSGGGPGGGGSGSGAGGSGSGAGGSGGGGSGGPGGMGDRFSGAMASIGAWAKKHRIALLIAVGVIGFGGLGGGALAIGLASNQQPAAAPATATPTEEARPSPDAAETPTPVVPPKIRECSVAEAAADPRLAEMQAQVKNATTGEVLFDRGGDTPNRTASALKVITSAAALATLGPDHRATTTVVKGSEPGSVVLVGGGDVTLSRTPSGSETVYPGAAHLDDLAAQVQAAWAADPANPPIQKIILDTDFFGGVEWQPSWNEVERWDGYMPSITALMVDGDRDDPYADVSARSTDPIGRAGQAFAETMGVGVVERGSAPDGAQVLGSVQSPTVAQLIDKSLIVSDNTTAEMLARLVAIEVGTGNSFDAIDAAFKQALAGYRIDLSQVHFADGSGLSDDNSVAPSYFTELFRKVEAREGALGIIFDSLPVAGGPRGSLSYDDRFMGDNAEADGQVFAKTGWIETGYTLAGIIHAADSTPLTFAIYALGDVTDEAKQAIDTLTTAFYRCGDSLSNE; via the coding sequence ATGCGCGATCATCCGAACGGGCCGCGAGGCGAGGGCGGACGCCGCCCCCCGGAAGAGGGGGACGACCTCCTCGCCGCTCTGCTGCGCCGTCCCACCGGAAAGCCCGGCGCGGGCGACGCATCCGAAGAGCACCCGGCCGAGGACGGTGCGCGCGGCGACGAGGCGCGTGACGGTCGCGACTCCCACGACGCGCGCGGCGACGAGTGGATGCCCCGGGCCGGCGCCGCCGAGGAGCACCGCGACGATCGCGAACCCGGCGCCCGCCCGGCGGCCGAACCGCCGTGGGCGGCCGGCGAGCCCCTCGCGGGGCCGGATGCGGCTGCGCCCGCGCCGTCGGTCGAACACTCCGCCGCAGGCGGCGAACCGGTGCAGCTCGCCCCCCGCCCCTCGGATGCGGCCGCGTACCTCGCCGACATGCACGAGCGCGCCCGCGACGAGCGGGCCGCCGCCGAGCTCGACCCCGGGCAGCAGGCGGCCGCGCCGTGGTGGCTCGGCGCCCCCGGCGCCGGGGCCGACGCGCTCGAACCGGATGCGGGTGACACGACGCTCGAGCCGGATGCCGCTGCGGCATCCACCGCGGCCGATGATGCATATGCCGGCGGCGGAATGCCCCGCAGCTGGTCGCTCGAGGGAGAGACCGCGGCGGGCGCCGAAGCCCGGGCGGGCGCGGGCGAACCGGACGCCGCGACGCGGTGCATGGATGCAGCCACCGGCTCGGGCGGCTTCGGCGGTGGCGGAAGCGGCGGCGGCCCGGGCGGTGGCGGGAGCGGCAGCGGCGCGGGCGGAAGCGGCAGCGGCGCGGGCGGAAGCGGCGGCGGCGGATCCGGCGGCCCCGGCGGCATGGGCGACCGGTTCTCGGGCGCCATGGCATCCATCGGCGCATGGGCGAAGAAGCATCGCATCGCGCTCCTCATCGCGGTCGGCGTCATCGGCTTCGGCGGGCTCGGCGGGGGAGCCCTCGCGATCGGCCTTGCCTCGAACCAGCAACCCGCGGCGGCGCCGGCGACCGCGACCCCGACCGAGGAGGCTCGCCCCTCGCCCGACGCGGCAGAGACGCCGACGCCCGTCGTGCCGCCGAAGATCCGCGAATGCTCGGTCGCCGAAGCCGCCGCCGATCCGCGCCTTGCCGAGATGCAGGCGCAGGTGAAGAACGCGACGACCGGCGAGGTGCTCTTCGACCGCGGGGGCGACACCCCGAACCGCACCGCGAGCGCCCTGAAGGTCATCACCTCCGCGGCCGCACTGGCGACCCTCGGTCCCGACCACCGGGCGACGACGACGGTCGTGAAGGGGTCCGAGCCGGGCTCGGTCGTGCTCGTCGGCGGCGGCGATGTGACGCTTTCGCGGACGCCGAGCGGATCCGAGACCGTCTACCCGGGTGCCGCCCACCTCGACGATCTCGCCGCGCAAGTGCAGGCGGCGTGGGCCGCCGACCCGGCGAACCCGCCGATCCAGAAGATCATCCTCGACACCGATTTCTTCGGCGGCGTCGAATGGCAGCCGAGCTGGAACGAGGTCGAACGCTGGGACGGCTACATGCCCTCCATCACGGCGCTCATGGTCGACGGCGACCGCGACGACCCCTACGCCGACGTCTCCGCGCGCAGCACCGACCCCATCGGCCGGGCCGGGCAGGCCTTCGCCGAGACCATGGGCGTCGGCGTCGTCGAACGCGGCAGCGCCCCCGACGGCGCGCAGGTGCTCGGCAGCGTGCAGTCGCCGACGGTCGCGCAGCTCATCGACAAGTCCCTGATCGTCTCCGACAACACGACCGCCGAAATGCTTGCGCGCCTCGTGGCGATCGAGGTCGGCACCGGCAACTCCTTCGACGCGATCGACGCGGCCTTCAAGCAGGCCCTTGCCGGGTACCGCATCGATCTCAGCCAGGTGCACTTCGCCGACGGGTCCGGTCTCTCGGACGACAACTCGGTCGCGCCGTCGTACTTCACCGAACTGTTCCGTAAGGTCGAGGCGCGCGAGGGCGCCCTCGGCATCATCTTCGATTCGCTGCCCGTGGCGGGTGGCCCGCGCGGCTCGCTGTCGTACGACGACCGCTTCATGGGCGACAACGCCGAAGCCGACGGGCAGGTGTTCGCCAAGACCGGGTGGATCGAGACCGGCTACACGCTCGCCGGCATCATCCACGCGGCCGACAGCACCCCGCTGACCTTCGCGATCTACGCCCTCGGTGACGTCACCGACGAGGCCAAGCAGGCCATCGACACCCTGACGACCGCGTTCTACCGTTGCGGCGACAGCCTGTCGAACGAGTGA
- a CDS encoding Gfo/Idh/MocA family protein → MTRLRWGILATGGIAHAFTSDLIANAFTVQAVGSRREHAARAFAEEFGIPNAHGSYEELVADPEVDIVYVATPHPFHAENARLALEHGKHVLVEKPFALNAAQAESVARLAAERGLLAMEAMWTRYLPHMNRIREIIAAGTLGEIRSVHADHTQDLPEDPAHRLNAPELGGGALLDLGIYPISFTWDVLGAPATIDARATFKDTGVDAGVATVFGYADPAQIATTFSASDTAGPNRAVILGTEARIEIEAVWYTPTSFRVIASDGTVLEDYSSVVNGRGMHFQAAAAERYVAAGMTSSDILPIEQTVQIMATLDDIRGRIGLRYPDEGA, encoded by the coding sequence ATGACTCGACTGCGCTGGGGCATCCTCGCGACGGGCGGCATCGCCCACGCCTTCACGTCCGATCTGATCGCGAACGCCTTCACCGTGCAGGCGGTGGGGTCGCGGCGCGAGCATGCGGCGCGGGCCTTCGCCGAGGAGTTCGGGATCCCGAACGCGCACGGCAGCTACGAGGAGCTCGTCGCCGACCCCGAGGTCGACATCGTCTACGTGGCCACGCCGCATCCGTTCCACGCCGAGAACGCCCGGCTCGCGCTCGAGCACGGCAAGCACGTGCTCGTCGAGAAGCCGTTCGCGCTGAACGCGGCCCAGGCCGAGAGCGTCGCCCGCCTCGCGGCCGAACGCGGCCTGCTCGCGATGGAGGCGATGTGGACGCGGTACCTGCCGCATATGAACCGCATCCGCGAGATCATCGCGGCCGGCACGCTCGGCGAGATCCGCTCGGTGCACGCCGACCACACGCAGGATCTGCCCGAGGACCCGGCCCACCGTCTGAACGCCCCCGAGCTCGGCGGCGGCGCGCTGCTCGACCTCGGCATCTACCCGATCTCGTTCACCTGGGACGTGCTCGGCGCGCCGGCGACGATCGATGCGCGGGCGACGTTCAAAGACACAGGAGTGGATGCCGGAGTCGCGACCGTCTTCGGCTACGCCGACCCCGCGCAGATCGCCACGACGTTCTCGGCGAGCGACACCGCCGGCCCGAACCGGGCGGTGATCCTCGGCACCGAGGCCCGCATCGAGATCGAGGCCGTCTGGTACACGCCGACCTCGTTCCGGGTGATCGCGAGCGACGGCACCGTGCTCGAGGACTACTCCTCGGTCGTGAACGGCCGCGGCATGCACTTCCAGGCGGCCGCAGCCGAACGGTACGTGGCAGCCGGAATGACCTCCAGCGACATCCTGCCGATCGAGCAGACGGTGCAGATCATGGCGACCCTCGACGACATCCGCGGGCGCATCGGCCTGCGGTACCCCGACGAAGGCGCCTGA
- a CDS encoding FAD-binding protein, with protein sequence MQAQEFDVIVVGYGDAGAAAAIEAADGGARVLVLDVASGGGASALSGGVVYAGGGTAQQREAGYDDTVENLYAYLRQEVGGVVDDATLRRFCEQSPATIPWLEAQGATFGGSLAPYKTSYPTDEHYLYYSGNEKAYPYIEHAEPAPRGHRTVAKGLASGKVLWQALAASARRKGVVFVPLARVDELIIEDGAVVGVRYRVLEQSHPNAAKHAKLTKRSGKIGNWAPGLVAGTVAEIHRLWESGAVRREARAAAVVLAAGGFVYNAEWMRRHAPEFTGISPLGTPADDGSGIALGMAAGGATAEMGKVTAWRFLSPPSGFIEGVTVGLDGRRIANEDLYGATHGNVLMREFGGKGWAVYDSVSWKKARSQFWSQTQIFQKLQAAFLFTIGHKKARSLEALARKAGVDAGGLRATVDAYNAGIAAGADPARKDLELCTPVAKGPFYAFDISVDASPFYPIPGLTLGGLVVDGETGLVAREDGSLIDGLYAAGRNAVGVCSNSYLSGLSLADCIFSGRRAGAHAAALARTAGPSAAAPAVAAD encoded by the coding sequence ATGCAAGCTCAAGAGTTCGATGTGATCGTGGTCGGCTACGGCGACGCCGGGGCTGCGGCCGCGATCGAAGCCGCCGACGGCGGTGCGCGGGTGCTCGTGCTCGACGTGGCGTCCGGCGGCGGGGCGAGCGCGCTCTCCGGCGGAGTCGTCTACGCCGGCGGCGGCACCGCCCAGCAGCGCGAGGCAGGGTACGACGACACGGTCGAGAACCTCTACGCGTATCTGCGGCAGGAGGTCGGCGGCGTCGTCGACGACGCCACCCTCCGACGCTTCTGCGAGCAGAGTCCCGCCACGATTCCGTGGCTCGAGGCGCAGGGCGCGACGTTCGGCGGCAGTCTCGCGCCGTACAAGACCTCGTACCCCACCGACGAGCACTACCTCTATTACTCCGGCAACGAGAAGGCGTACCCGTACATCGAGCACGCCGAGCCCGCACCGCGCGGCCACCGGACGGTGGCGAAGGGCCTCGCCTCGGGCAAGGTGCTCTGGCAGGCGCTTGCCGCATCCGCACGTCGCAAGGGCGTCGTCTTCGTCCCGCTCGCACGCGTCGACGAGCTCATCATCGAAGACGGCGCTGTCGTCGGGGTGCGGTACCGCGTGCTCGAGCAGTCGCACCCGAACGCGGCCAAGCACGCCAAGCTCACCAAGCGCAGCGGCAAGATCGGCAACTGGGCCCCGGGTTTGGTCGCCGGAACCGTCGCCGAGATCCACCGTCTCTGGGAATCCGGGGCCGTGCGCCGTGAGGCGCGTGCGGCGGCCGTGGTGCTCGCAGCGGGCGGCTTCGTCTACAACGCCGAGTGGATGCGGCGTCATGCGCCCGAGTTCACCGGGATCTCGCCGCTCGGCACTCCCGCCGACGACGGCTCGGGCATCGCCCTCGGAATGGCCGCCGGCGGGGCGACGGCCGAAATGGGCAAGGTCACCGCATGGCGGTTCCTGTCGCCGCCGAGCGGATTCATCGAGGGCGTCACCGTGGGCCTCGACGGCCGGCGGATCGCGAACGAGGACCTCTACGGAGCCACGCACGGCAATGTGCTCATGCGCGAATTCGGCGGCAAGGGCTGGGCCGTCTACGACTCGGTGTCGTGGAAGAAGGCCCGCAGCCAGTTCTGGTCTCAGACCCAGATCTTCCAGAAGCTGCAGGCCGCGTTCCTCTTCACGATCGGGCATAAGAAGGCGCGTTCGCTCGAGGCGCTCGCCCGCAAGGCGGGTGTGGATGCCGGTGGGCTCCGCGCCACCGTCGACGCCTACAATGCGGGCATCGCCGCAGGCGCAGACCCGGCTCGCAAGGACCTCGAACTCTGCACGCCGGTCGCGAAGGGGCCGTTCTACGCCTTCGATATCTCGGTGGATGCCTCGCCCTTCTACCCGATCCCCGGGCTGACACTCGGGGGCCTCGTCGTCGACGGCGAGACCGGGCTCGTCGCACGTGAGGACGGCTCGCTCATCGACGGCCTCTACGCGGCCGGCCGCAATGCCGTCGGCGTGTGCTCGAACAGCTATCTGAGCGGCCTCTCGCTGGCCGACTGCATCTTCAGCGGCCGCCGCGCCGGAGCCCATGCGGCGGCGCTCGCACGCACCGCAGGTCCGAGTGCGGCGGCACCGGCGGTCGCCGCCGACTGA
- a CDS encoding TetR family transcriptional regulator: MARTGRPPIADVGTVRAAALETVIREGYGNVTMSRIADEVGLSLRTLHRYFPTKADLVWGSIESSFDIVREALSDADERTPLVDAVATAMSIAFDRGVDELETSRQRLRLIATTPELQAIRSDAFERWRTELVAFIARRLDVPESTTGPRAAAAALQAAMMEGLARWAVDDDPRPPSIAVTEALEGLRALAER; this comes from the coding sequence GTGGCACGAACCGGCAGACCGCCGATCGCCGATGTCGGCACCGTGCGCGCCGCCGCCCTCGAGACCGTCATCCGCGAGGGCTACGGGAACGTCACCATGTCGCGCATCGCCGACGAGGTCGGGTTGAGCCTGCGCACCCTGCACCGCTACTTCCCGACGAAGGCCGATCTCGTGTGGGGCAGCATCGAGTCCTCCTTCGACATCGTGCGCGAGGCGCTCTCGGATGCGGATGAGCGAACGCCGTTGGTCGACGCCGTCGCCACGGCCATGTCGATCGCCTTCGATCGGGGCGTCGACGAGCTCGAGACGAGCCGGCAGCGACTCCGCCTGATCGCGACCACCCCGGAACTGCAGGCGATCCGCTCCGACGCGTTCGAGCGCTGGCGCACCGAACTCGTCGCCTTCATCGCCCGCCGCCTGGATGTCCCCGAGTCCACGACCGGCCCGCGCGCGGCCGCGGCGGCATTGCAGGCGGCGATGATGGAGGGCCTCGCCCGCTGGGCCGTCGACGACGACCCCCGACCGCCGAGCATCGCCGTCACGGAAGCACTGGAAGGGCTTCGTGCACTCGCGGAGAGGTGA
- a CDS encoding Fic family protein translates to MPPLIATRQVELEPATMALADDASQELAHFGAEAGVIAAPFASILLRTESASSSEVENLTSSAEQVALAELGRARNENARLVVSNTRAMQAAIALADQLDEQSIITMHDALLADSAPSYVGHWRDVQVWIGGGRISPHDARFVPPHHERVPRVMADLVEFAERTDIPVLVQAAIAHAQFETVHPFPDGNGRTGRALLQGMLRHGRLTRNVAVPVSAGLLQDTDGYFDALTLYRSGHPDAIVAAVAETAFAAVGNGRVLVSDIRAAAASWDERVAARSDSSIHRLKEYLIAQPVVNAKSVAIGLHISEVAAQNAINGLVEAGVLTQIGEGRRNRFWQAREILSALDAFGERARRQHG, encoded by the coding sequence GTGCCGCCGCTCATCGCGACCAGGCAGGTCGAGTTGGAACCCGCGACGATGGCGCTGGCCGACGATGCGAGCCAGGAGCTCGCGCATTTCGGCGCGGAGGCGGGCGTCATCGCCGCACCGTTCGCCTCGATTCTGCTCCGCACGGAGTCCGCCTCGAGTTCCGAGGTCGAGAATCTCACGTCGAGCGCAGAGCAGGTCGCCCTTGCAGAACTCGGCCGTGCCCGAAATGAGAATGCCCGGCTGGTCGTGTCGAATACCCGTGCCATGCAGGCTGCCATCGCGCTGGCGGACCAGCTCGACGAGCAATCGATCATCACCATGCACGATGCACTGCTCGCAGACTCCGCGCCCTCCTACGTAGGTCATTGGCGGGACGTGCAAGTCTGGATCGGCGGTGGACGTATCTCCCCGCACGACGCGCGGTTCGTTCCTCCGCATCATGAGCGCGTGCCCCGGGTGATGGCAGACCTGGTCGAGTTCGCCGAACGCACCGACATCCCCGTGCTGGTGCAGGCCGCGATCGCGCACGCCCAATTCGAGACGGTGCACCCGTTTCCCGATGGCAACGGCCGCACCGGTCGTGCACTGCTGCAGGGCATGCTCCGTCACGGCCGACTCACGCGCAACGTCGCCGTACCGGTTTCGGCGGGGCTCCTTCAGGACACCGACGGCTACTTCGACGCCTTGACCTTGTATCGCTCCGGGCATCCGGATGCGATCGTCGCTGCCGTTGCGGAGACCGCGTTCGCGGCGGTCGGAAACGGCCGGGTCCTCGTCTCCGACATCCGAGCAGCGGCGGCGAGCTGGGACGAGCGCGTCGCCGCCCGCAGCGACTCCTCCATCCACCGGCTGAAGGAGTACCTCATTGCGCAGCCGGTCGTGAACGCGAAGAGCGTCGCAATCGGACTGCACATCAGCGAGGTCGCCGCGCAGAACGCGATCAACGGACTCGTCGAAGCCGGAGTCCTCACACAGATCGGTGAAGGCCGGCGCAACCGGTTTTGGCAGGCCCGCGAGATTCTGTCCGCGCTGGATGCATTCGGCGAACGAGCCCGACGACAGCACGGCTGA
- a CDS encoding alpha/beta hydrolase, which translates to MSAVGRRTRRRMLAGAAIAVAGVLGLAGCVPSFFSEPERTSTPTDEKVDAELQPFYSQRLEWEDCGELSCATATAPLDWDDPAAGEIELALVRASATGEKIGSLLVNPGGPGGSGYDLVADSLDFAVGQPLQKRFDVVGFDPRGVNRSTAVACFDPAEMDDYLYGLPENPRGSDEWIAEAEASTEAFGAACAENTGPLLGEVDTVSAARDMDLLRAVLGDERLNYLGYSYGTFLGATYAELYPDKVGRLVLDGAIDPSASDFEVTKAQAVGFESALAAYLEDCLGGRDCPFRGSVDDAMAQVRGMLDAADQSPLRGSDGRYVGADTLLTAIISPLYSQDSWTYLSQMIATVMQGQADAALQFADLYNGRNEDGTYLDNSTEAFRAINCLDYEYQDDASVMRERAAEMEQAAPVIGTYMSFGDTACVTWPEQGRRERAEIHASGADPILVIGTSNDPATPYAWAVALAEQLDSGVLVSYEGEGHTAYNKSNSCVGDAVEDYLIDGVVPEQDPKC; encoded by the coding sequence ATGAGCGCCGTCGGCCGGCGCACGCGGCGGCGGATGCTCGCGGGCGCAGCGATCGCCGTGGCCGGCGTGCTCGGGCTCGCCGGATGCGTGCCGTCGTTCTTCAGCGAGCCGGAACGCACCTCGACGCCCACCGACGAGAAGGTGGATGCCGAACTGCAGCCGTTCTATTCGCAGCGCCTCGAATGGGAGGACTGCGGCGAGCTCAGCTGCGCGACCGCGACCGCGCCGCTCGACTGGGACGACCCGGCCGCCGGCGAGATCGAACTCGCACTCGTGCGCGCATCGGCCACCGGCGAGAAGATCGGCTCGCTGCTCGTGAACCCGGGCGGCCCCGGCGGCTCCGGCTACGACCTCGTCGCCGACTCGCTCGACTTCGCCGTCGGCCAGCCGCTGCAGAAGCGCTTCGACGTCGTCGGCTTCGACCCGCGCGGGGTGAACCGTTCGACCGCCGTCGCCTGTTTCGACCCGGCCGAAATGGACGACTACCTGTACGGGCTGCCTGAGAACCCGCGCGGCAGCGACGAATGGATCGCGGAGGCCGAGGCATCCACCGAGGCGTTCGGGGCGGCCTGCGCCGAGAACACCGGCCCGCTGCTCGGCGAGGTCGACACCGTATCCGCCGCCCGCGACATGGACCTGCTGCGGGCCGTGCTCGGCGATGAACGGCTGAACTATCTCGGCTACTCGTACGGCACCTTCCTCGGCGCGACCTACGCCGAGCTGTACCCCGACAAGGTCGGCCGCCTCGTGCTCGACGGCGCCATCGACCCGTCGGCCAGCGATTTCGAGGTCACCAAGGCGCAGGCCGTCGGCTTCGAAAGCGCCCTCGCCGCATACCTGGAGGACTGCCTCGGCGGGCGGGACTGCCCGTTCCGCGGAAGCGTCGACGACGCGATGGCACAGGTGCGCGGGATGCTGGATGCTGCCGACCAGAGCCCGTTGCGCGGCAGCGACGGCCGCTACGTCGGCGCCGACACCCTGCTGACGGCGATCATCTCCCCGCTCTACAGCCAGGACTCGTGGACGTACCTGTCGCAGATGATCGCCACCGTCATGCAGGGGCAGGCAGACGCTGCCCTGCAGTTCGCCGACCTCTACAACGGGCGCAACGAAGACGGCACGTACCTCGACAACTCCACCGAGGCGTTCCGCGCCATCAACTGCCTCGACTACGAGTACCAGGACGACGCCTCGGTCATGCGGGAGCGCGCCGCCGAGATGGAGCAGGCGGCACCCGTCATCGGCACGTACATGTCCTTCGGCGACACCGCCTGCGTCACCTGGCCCGAGCAGGGCCGGCGTGAGCGGGCGGAGATCCACGCGAGCGGCGCCGACCCCATCCTCGTGATCGGCACGAGCAACGACCCGGCGACCCCCTACGCGTGGGCCGTCGCGCTCGCCGAACAGCTCGATTCGGGCGTGCTCGTCAGCTACGAGGGCGAAGGCCACACCGCGTACAACAAGTCGAACTCCTGCGTCGGCGACGCCGTCGAGGACTACCTCATCGACGGCGTCGTGCCCGAGCAGGACCCGAAGTGCTGA
- a CDS encoding DNA polymerase III subunit delta', which translates to MSVWSELTGQDAAIAVFRAAAGAGGGSQSMTHSWLVTGPPGSGRSNIASAFATALISGSPDGDEPTRIQVEARSHPDLHVLATEGVIIKRDDVREIVRRSHYAPSVGRYRVIIVEDADRMTEQTSNFLLKELEEPPAETVWILCAPSEADLIPTIRSRVRSVRLQVPSVSDVAELLVRQGGVEPALAERAAREAQSHIGMARRLAQNAEARERRAETLQLALGIRSTADAVLGAARLLAIAGEDANAIAETRDAEEREQALRSLGLQPGQPVPAGLRGQLRALEDDRKRRATRSLRDGIDRILVDLASLYRDIVLVQLGAGLELVNAAVESEVRRAAEASTPEETLMTLDAVQTARERIEGNVQPALALEAMLVAAIRRPAERRVA; encoded by the coding sequence ATGAGCGTGTGGAGCGAACTCACGGGGCAGGACGCGGCCATCGCGGTGTTCCGTGCCGCGGCGGGCGCCGGCGGCGGTTCGCAGTCGATGACGCACTCGTGGCTCGTGACCGGCCCGCCCGGCTCGGGCCGCTCGAACATCGCCTCCGCATTCGCGACCGCCCTCATCTCCGGATCGCCCGACGGCGACGAACCCACCCGCATCCAAGTCGAGGCGCGCAGCCACCCCGACCTGCACGTGCTCGCCACCGAAGGCGTCATCATCAAACGCGACGACGTGCGCGAGATCGTGCGGCGCTCGCACTATGCGCCGAGCGTCGGCCGCTACCGCGTCATCATCGTCGAGGACGCCGACCGCATGACCGAGCAGACCTCGAACTTCCTGCTCAAAGAACTCGAGGAGCCGCCGGCCGAGACCGTGTGGATCCTCTGCGCCCCGAGCGAGGCCGACCTCATCCCGACGATCCGCTCGCGGGTGCGGAGCGTCCGCCTGCAGGTTCCGTCCGTCTCCGACGTCGCCGAGCTGCTCGTGCGGCAGGGCGGCGTCGAACCGGCGCTCGCCGAGCGGGCCGCGCGCGAGGCGCAGAGCCATATCGGCATGGCCCGCAGGCTCGCCCAGAACGCCGAGGCCCGCGAACGCCGTGCCGAGACCCTGCAGCTCGCGCTCGGCATCCGCAGCACCGCCGACGCCGTGCTCGGCGCCGCCCGCCTGCTCGCGATCGCCGGCGAGGATGCGAACGCGATCGCCGAGACGCGCGACGCCGAAGAGCGCGAGCAGGCGCTGCGGTCGCTCGGCCTGCAACCGGGCCAGCCGGTGCCGGCGGGCCTCCGCGGGCAGCTGCGCGCCCTCGAAGACGACCGCAAGCGGCGTGCGACCCGCAGCCTCCGCGACGGCATCGACCGCATCCTCGTCGACCTCGCCTCCCTCTACCGCGACATCGTGCTCGTGCAGCTCGGCGCCGGCCTCGAGCTCGTCAATGCCGCCGTCGAAAGCGAGGTGCGCCGCGCCGCCGAAGCATCCACCCCAGAGGAGACCCTGATGACCCTTGACGCCGTCCAGACCGCGCGCGAGCGCATCGAGGGCAATGTGCAGCCCGCGCTCGCCCTCGAGGCGATGCTCGTCGCCGCGATCCGTCGGCCGGCCGAGCGGAGGGTCGCATGA
- the tmk gene encoding dTMP kinase, with protein MSGADGLFITFEGGDGSGKTTQAELLGAWLAEQGRAVVRTREPGGTAFGADVREIVLHSRGDIDPRAEALLYAADRAHHIATIVRPALDRGDVVLQDRYIDSSVAYQGAGRVLDPEAVRGISAWATGGLAPQLTVLLDLDAATARGRLDAARTRYDRLEAEAAEFHERVREAYLAIAAAEPGRFLVVDAALPVDEIAALVRDRVAELL; from the coding sequence GTGAGCGGAGCCGACGGACTCTTCATCACCTTCGAGGGCGGCGACGGCTCCGGCAAGACGACGCAGGCCGAACTCCTCGGCGCCTGGCTCGCCGAGCAGGGCCGCGCGGTCGTGCGCACCCGCGAACCCGGAGGCACCGCGTTCGGAGCCGACGTGCGCGAGATCGTGCTGCACAGCCGCGGCGACATCGATCCGCGCGCCGAAGCACTGCTGTACGCGGCCGACCGCGCGCACCACATCGCGACCATCGTGCGCCCGGCCCTCGACCGCGGCGACGTCGTACTGCAGGATCGCTACATCGACTCCTCGGTCGCCTACCAGGGCGCCGGCCGCGTGCTCGACCCCGAGGCGGTGCGCGGCATCTCCGCCTGGGCGACGGGCGGGCTCGCCCCGCAGCTGACGGTGCTGCTCGACCTCGACGCGGCGACCGCGCGAGGCCGGCTCGACGCGGCCCGCACCCGCTACGACCGGCTCGAGGCCGAGGCCGCCGAGTTCCACGAGCGGGTGCGGGAGGCGTACCTCGCGATCGCGGCCGCCGAACCCGGCCGGTTCCTCGTGGTGGATGCCGCGCTGCCCGTCGACGAGATCGCCGCGCTCGTGCGCGACCGCGTCGCCGAGCTGCTCTGA